Genomic DNA from Aminobacterium mobile DSM 12262:
AAGCCACTCATTTCGCCCCGGAGTGGACGAAACTGGGAGAAGAAGCTCCATACGTTCCTCTTTCAATGCACATAGAGCTTTTTTTAATACCTGAGACTCATCAAAATCTCCTGTTTCAAGAAGGGAAAGGAGCGGATAAACCAAGGACCACAAAGTCACAGCTGCAGACATGGGGAACCCAGGTAGATTAACAACAGGAATATCATGAACTAAAGCTGCTGAAGCAGGACGTCCCGGTTTCATGAGAAGCCAATGGAAAAGGATTTTCCCCTCTTCAGACAAAATATGGACTGTATGATCTTTTTCTCCCTTTGCTGATCCAGCGCCAATAAGTACAAGATCATACTCTTTCACTCCTCGAAGGAGACTGTCGCGTATCACTTTTTCGTCATCGGGAAGTGGAGGCAACACGTCTAATGGGAATCCCCATTGCGAAAAATACCCTCGAAGCAACGTGGAATTACTTTCCACTACACGGCCAGGGGAAGGACCTTCATTAAACCAAGTCTTAGCACTTATAATTTCATCTCCAGTAGGTATAAATAGCGTTTTAGGGCGTCTTTTCACGCAAACTTTCGCATGCCCTGCAGCCAGAAAAAGAGCTGTCCCAGCTGGCGATATGACATCTCCATCCCTAGCCACTATTTGCCCCTTTGTTACATCCTCTCCTACAGGGCGAATGTTATCTCCGGCAGATAACACTCGATAAACAGCAAGCTTCCCGTTTTCAAGTTTAGAGGAGTCCTCTACCATAAGGACAGCGTCGTATAGAAACGAAACAGGCATGCCTGTATTTACCCATTGATACTCTTTTACATCAAGATAAACAGGCGTGGCTAAAGAAGCTCCTGAAGTTCTTTGAGAGGAGAGCGCAAATCCGTCGACTGCAGAAGCACTAAAGTGAGGAACATTACGATTGGAATAGACATCTTGTGCCAAAAGATAACCAACAGCCTCTTCTATCGGCAACAAAGACGTTTCTTTTAGAGAACCACACGTAGCTCTTAATACGTGCCACGCCTCTTCTAAAGAAACATGTTCTTTCCAGTTCTTCACCATGGCATGAAATCCACCCTTTCGCCTTGTCGAACTGTTTCGGTATTTTCGTCAAGTCTTATGAGGCCGTCAGCCTCTTTGAGAATTCCTATATAACCTGACTTTGCAGGCAAAGGAAGTACTCCCCCTTTATAGATTTTTGCCGGGTAAAATTCCTCTATCCCTGTTCTACCTACTAGATCCGTGTGTACTGCTACGGGGAAGAAACTCTGAGAGTTTGTTGATGTATACCCTAAAAGTCTTCTCAACAAAGGCAAAAGTACCATTCTAGCTGCGACCATACAAGCTAACGGATGTCCCGGGAGGCCTAAAACGAGTTTTTTACGATCTGATATTCCCGCGATAAGAACAGGTTTCCCGGGTGACATTCTCAATCCTCGGACAATAAGTCCTGGTTGAGGGAGTGTTTGAAAAAGCTCTGAGCAGTAATCTCGCACACTTACTGATGAGCCGCCACTAACAAGAACCACATCAAAGTCCTCAAAGGCTTCGTAAAGGGCTGAGCGCAGTGAATCTTTTTGATCCGAAACTATCCCTAGCCGTTGCGCCATATATCCCTTTGATAAAAGGAGCGTCTCTAAAGCCCAGCTATTAACATCACGTATACAACCAAGAGGCAATGGATCAATAGCGCTATCTACGATTTCGTCGCCTGTGCTAATAATGCCTATTTTCAGTACGGCGCAAGGAACAGTTGTAATTCCCATAGTAGCCAAAATACCGATAGTTCTACAAGAGATCTGGCTACCAAGAGGGAGTATCTTTTCCTTTTCCTTTACTTCCTCTCCTTGAAAGATAACATTCTCTCCCTTTTGAACAGCTTTTCGAACTTCTATCCAGGGGCCACTCTCCATGGTATCTTCAAGCATTATCACTCCATCGGAACCGCGGGGTAAAATCCCCCCTGTATGAATTGCTATTGCCTCTCCATCAAGGAGGGGCTTTTCTGGGAAAGTCCCCATAGGGATCTCCCCTCTAAAGCTTAAATATACAGGAGACGTAGGAGAAGCTCCTGTTACATCGGCACTTCGGAGAGCATAGCCGTCTCTTAAGCTTCTCGTATAAGGGGGATAGGGCATAGGTGCCTCTATCCCCTCTCCTAAAATACAAAGGCGCGCCTGCTCCAAAGGGCGCATTTCAGAAGGAACTTCCCAGGGGAAATGCAGCGCTTCTGAAGCTATAGATATTCCGCTATGACGATCTGTAAGATCCGTTACAAATCCCGACATAGCGTTGCCAACTAACGAAGACGAACGATGAGAACCGGATAGCCCGCTTGTTTTAGACGAGAAGCCTGGGTTTCCGCTTCATCTCTATTATTATTACCAGTAACCGTCACACGATAATATATGGCATTTTTTACCACAGCTTTCGATACAAAAGCCGTATACCCCTGCTTCGTAACTTTTTGTTTTACCCCTTCCGCTGCCTCTGCATTTTTAAAAGAACCAATCTGGACACCCCATTGGCCCTCTTGAGCTGAAGCTGGCTTAATATCTTTTGTGCTGGGAACAGCAATAGACTGAGAAGACCCGGAAACAGGAGCTGCTGCCTCTGTAGAAGGAGCTATTTGAGTTGGGGCCTCCTGCGAAACGACGGGGCCCGCCGTAGTCATTTTACCGCTGCTCCCTTGCTGAGAAGGTTCTGGCGATGGCTGGGCGGAAATAGCTGTATTTGAAGGTTCAGCCACTGGGGAAGGAGTAGAAGACGTAGGCGTAGTAGTGTTCGTGGTCTCCTGAGCTATTACCGGTTTATGTGCCTCTCTGACAGGGCCAGAGAGAAAAAAGAACTTAATTCCTACAATTAAAAGACCAACAGCTATGAGACCGATAATAGGCAGCATCAAATCGCCAAAAGGTAACATCGGTTTCTTATCTCTTTGTCTTCGATTCTCACGAGCTGACATAGAAAGACCTCCTATCCTAGCTTTTTCATGAAGTTAAAAAGGGCAGGAATCAATCATAAGGGATCCCCGCCCGTTACGTTTCAACCCAAAACATGCTCTCTAGACATTCGAATATCTTTTATAATTATTTTGATGAACGTTGGGACCTCCGAACAATCGACGGAATATCATAAGGAGTTTTAGGGACACCACTCATGGTAAAAAGATCTTCTTCTGGTGCAGAAACCACCTCAGCTTCTTCCAAAACAACATTGGCTGAACGGTTGCTCATTCTCACACTTTTAGAAGGTGCTCCTTTTCGCTCTTTTTCCTCAGAGAAACCAGTAGCTATAACGGTAATTCTCATCTTGTCTTCCATAGAATCATCGATAGTATGTCCCCAAATTACTGTGGCATCCTCATCAGCTTTGCCCTTAATAACTTCTGCTGCCTGTTGAATTTCGTGAATGCCAATATCACTGCCACCAGTAATGTTGAAAAGAATACCTTTAGCTCCATCCATAGGAGTTGCCATTAGAGGGCTATTAATAGCAGCTTTTGCCGCCATCTCTGCCCGACTATCCCCATGCCCTTCTCCTATACCCATAATCGCTGAACCTGCATTTTTCATAACAGTCCTCACATCAGCGAAATCAACGTTAATAAGACTCGGGCGAAGGATAAGATCTGTAACCCCCTGTACCGCTTGACGCAAAACTTCATCTGCAAGCTGAAAAGCCTCTGTTAAACCTGTTTTTTTATCGGCAATTTCCAACAAACGGTCATTTTCCACCACAAGAAGCGCATCGACCTTTTCCTTCAAGGTTACAATCCCTTGAGCCGCCTGATTTTTCCTTCGTTTCCCTTCAAAGGAAAAAGGATTTGTAACCACAGCAACTACGAGAGCGCCGGATTCCTTCGCAACCTCTGCTATAACAGGGGTTGCTCCTGTCCCTGTCCCCCCGCCCATTCCGGCAGTGAGAAAAACCATATCGGCCCCAGTAACAAGCTGCCGAATTTCCTCGATAGACTCCTTGGCAGAGTTCGCCCCTACTTCAGGATCTGCCCCCGCACCTAAGCCGCGAGTCAGCTCTTTTCCTAAAATAATCCGTGCTTTTGTTTCAGAAAGCCCTAAAGAAGCCATATCAGTATTAGCAGCAATAAATTCCACTCCATTTATGCCACTTCGTATGATATGGTTTAAAGCATTCCCGCCACCACCGCCAACACCTATGACTTTAATGTTTTCCCGATGAGGCCTCGTCGCATCGTCTATCTGAAAAACATGCTCCATACCTCTTCCACCCCACAATACATCAGAAAAGTTCTTTCATCGATTTCTTCACCATCTCGAGGAAATGGCGAAAGCCTTCTCCGTTCACGCTTTTCGGATTCTTATGATGTCCTCCTCTTTTTGCCGCTATAAAAGCGGGTACACCTCCTGATCGAAGAACCTCGATTGGTGCTTCGATATACCGATAGGGGTTACGTTCTTTATTCATAATATATCTAATAATTCCAGAAGCCGTAGTATACTCACAATCATTACGCCCAGGAGGCATTTGGAAACTATCAAGAGGTTTCCCAACACGCACTGGTAAATTTAAAGTTTCTGAAATAAAAGGCTCAACACCTTCTGATCTCGCTACCCCGCCAGAAAGGACTATACCCGCTGGGAACATATGAATATTCATGTCAGCAATGCTTTTGCCCACGTAATCGACAAGTAACTCTTCTAGACGGCAGGAAATCACATCCACCACATCTTCTGCATTTAAAGTTTTCGTTCGGCCTCGCGCTTCAACTTCCAAAGCCTCTTTATTTTCCTCTGGGAAAAGAGAAACTTGTTGTTTAATCTCTTCTGCTTTGCTAATAGGAATCTTCAGCACATAAGCAAGATCATTGGTAATATGGTCTCCACCAATAGGGATTACAGATAAACGAACAGGACGACCATCAGCAAACATCGCAACTCCTGTTGTTCCTCCACCTATACATATGGAAACCGCCCCTGTCCTCATCTCTTCGTCAGTTAAAGATCCAAGAGCACTGGCAAGAGATTTAATGACAAGGCCATTGACAGTAATACCGGCGCTTTCTACACAGTTAATAATGTTTTGTATAACTGATGTAGGAGCAATCACAGACTGTAATTCAATCTCAAGACGTATGCCCGTCATGCCTAAAGGATCATCGATACCACTGTTGCCGTCAAGAGAGTACTTTACAGGAATTGTATGGAGAGTAACTCGATTCGAAGGGACAGCCAGCTCACTTTGAGCGGCTTCTATAACCCGTTCTATATCCTGGATGCCTACTTGTCGAGGAACACGCCCAAGGGAAACCATACCCCGAGATGTTACGCTAGCTGCATCAATACCGCTGAAAGCAACTGTCGCTTCTCCTATTTCAAATCCTACCATTTTCTCGGCGTCTTGAACTGCCATTCGTACAGATTGAATAGCCTGCTCCAGATTGACAATCAGTCCTTTGCGAATTCCCTGAGAGGGTGCTAGGCCTATGCCGATAATTTGGGCATCCTGGAAACGGGAATCCCTTTCCGCTACGACAACTGCTATTTTACTCGTACCTAGATCCAGCCCCACTATTATTTCTGGCTCTCTGTACACTTCATTCCCGCTCCCTTCGTACTATCTACTTCATATTGCTGCTTTTACAACGATTTTCTCTTCATAGGTCGCATCTATTTCTATGTGATTATATTCTGCTGGAGAATCCTTCAATATTTGAGGCAACGCTTGAGCTATGCTAAACCAACGTTCAACTCTCTCGTCTAAGAGTACGGTAAAATATTTCTCTTTCCATTTTACTTGAATTGTAAAACTATAACTACCTGCCCTTCTTCCTAGAACAACCTTAGAAACGGTACCTCCCCAATTAATTTTTTCGATTTCTTGAACCCATTTTCTCAAAGAATCTAGAGGGAGGACACTTCGATAGACAACTTTATTGGTTTCTCCAAATCCCTCTGCTGGAGTAGGGAACGTTTCTTTCAAATACCAAACAGGAACGTCTGGTTTCTGCTCTCCGCATACAAACTTACTGACAGGGCTTTGCCCATCCCAAATTCTACCATCTGGAGCTACATACCACGTAATGTTCCCCCACACCAGAACCAGCCAAACATGGAGTGGTTCTGCCTGCACTTTAATACTTTCAAAGGGACAAACTGCCATAGAAAAAGTTACTGGTATTTCAGATTCTATTTCTTCCGTTAATGTATCTTTCTGCTTCAATGCTACTGGCCAATATCTTAGGCTAGAAGAGTTCAGGTGAGACCAAAATATTTTTTCAGAATATAGATCAGGCATATGGACCTCTATGCTTTGAGGCGAGAGGAGAAAGAAGATAGATTCTATGCTATACAGTATCCCGCATATACATGAAAAGAACAGCAGCCATCGTTTCAATCTCAACTACCTCTATGCGTTACCCCAACTCAAATATCCTCACTTCGAGTTCCAACATATATCCCGTCCGCTCCATCACTATTTTACGGCACTTTTCTATTAGGGCCAATATATCTGCTGCCGTGGCCTGCCCCGCATTTAGTATGAAGTTGGCATGGGCCTCTGAGACTATAGCATCCCCTACTCTAAGCCCTTTGCACCCTGAAATATCGAGTAATCGGCCTGCACTCTCGCCTTCCGGGTTCTTGAAAATGCACCCGGCACTTTTATAATGGTACGGTTGCGAAGAGCGTTTTATCCAATGTTCATTCATTTTAGCTTCCACTAACTCAATACTCTCCGCCCGTAGTTCTATTCCACAAGATGAAACGAACACGTCTTTATCTCTAAGCTCTGAAGTTCGGTATCCCCATTCCAAATCTTCTTTCTTCCATCGACAAACATGCCCTTCCCCGTCAACAGTCTCAACCCATAAAATAGCCTGAGAAACAGCCTCTCCCTTTACTCCTGCATTTCCTACTACAGCGCCTCCTACTGTCCCAGGAATACCTATGGCAAATTCCAACCCACTAAAACCGTAACGATGACTCCAAGCTACAAGATGTGAAAGAGGAAGACCTGCCCCTACTTCTATATAAGCCTTATCACTTTGACGTTCTACTGAAAAAGAAGACATATATCGAGTGCAAAGCACTACTCCATGCAACGTTTTATCGGAGATAATAACATTGCTTCCTCCTCCTAATATATAAAGGGGGAAAGCCTCTTGGGCCTTTATACGGTACAGATAAGCTAAATCCTCAGCCGTAGCCGGCCACAAACAAACATCAGCCTTTCCACCAACTCCCAAAGTTGTCAAAGGGCCAAGAGAAATATCTAATTTAATAGGACCAATAAAATGTTTTTCCAAAATGGTACTGAGATAGCGACTCTCCATCCATTACACCACTTGCTTCTTCTCAATTTCTTCCAGAAGCATCTCCCCTACAGCGGGAACATCTCCCGCACCAACAGTCACAATCACATCTCCTGGCAAAGACGTGTCCTTAAGGAGAGACACCGCATCGAACATATCGGAACAAAGCCGGTAATTTTTGAACCCTCGACGATCAAGCTCTGTACAAATCAAAGCAGAATTAACTCCCTCTATGGGTTCCTCATCAGCTGGATATACTGGCAAAAGAAATAAGCGCCCGGCTGAAGAAAGCACTTCAGCAAAATCTCGATACATAGCCGCAGTACGAGTGTAACGATGAGGTTGGAAAATAATGTTCAACCTTCTACCAGGGAACATTTGCCCCAACGTATTCAGCGTAGCAGCAACCTCTCGAGGATGATGTCCATAATCGTCATATATATCCACGCCATTAATAGCTCCTATATATTGCATACGACGTTTAGCTCCGCGGAAAGATCTTAAAGTTTTTTTAATAATAGTGAATGGCACTTCAAGACGATCTGCTACAACACAAGCAGCGAGAGCATTCATAACATTATGATCTCCTGAAACAGAAAGTTCTATCTGATCCACGTATTCCCCTTTTTTAGAAATGGAGAAAGATACTCCCCCCCCGGGCACATGCTCCACATCATAGGCACCCCAGTCCCAGGCATTACCCCAACCATAAGTTATAATATCGTTTTTGTCGTTTTGGTCGTTCTTTCCCTGATTCCGTTCCATAACTTTCATTAAGCCCACATCTTCAGCACAAAGAACTACAACTCCATTTTCTTTGGGATTAACAAGAAAACGATTAAAAGCATCTATAACACTATCGAACGTCGGATAATGATTAACATGATCCCAGTCCGCATTGGTAAGCACAGCTATATTAGGATGAAACCCCTCAAAAGAACCGTCGCTCTCATCAAGCTCAGCTACCATATACGGCCCGTTTCCCAACTTTGCATTGACACCTATATCACAAAGCTCTCCACCAATAGCCAATGTAGGGCTCAATCCAGATTGCTCCAGAATTAAAGCTATCATAGACGAGGTAGTAGTTTTACCATGAGTTCCAGCTATGCCAATACCAAAACGAGCATCAAATATCCAGCTGAGAACTTCTCCCCTTTTTGCTATTCGAATCCCTCGGCGCCGAGCCTCACAAAGCTCTTCATTATCGTCAGGGATAGCACTACTATAGATCAACAAATCCGGTTTCAGCTCATCAAGATGCTCTTTCCCATGTTGGAGCATGAAACTGATATCATCTCGTACTATTTTATCCACATAGGAGGTCCAGTTAACATCGCACCCACTCACATCATAACCAAGGTCTTTCAGCAATAGAGCGAGTCCACTCATACCAGCTCCGCCTATCCCCATTAAATGTATTCTCTCAACACCGTCAAGATTTCTTATTTTCAAGTCCAATTACAGACTCTCCCTTCGCACCAACGAGATCAAGGTTTTCCAGATCAATTCGCAACTCTGGTTCTGCCATGGAACCAGGGCCCCCCCTTTTGCGCTCTCGTCTCTTTCTTGTGATAAACATTGGACAAGATTCTGTTTCAAAACCTGCGCAGGAGAAGACTCATCCCATACATAGTTTCCTGTTAGCTTCTTGAAGAGCCGCGCATTAGATAACTGGTGCCCATCAGCAGCTCCTCTCCAAGGAACAATAAGAGAAGGGATTGCACAAGCTAATAATTCCGCTAGGGTAGATGCCCCTGCTCTCGCGATAACTATATCAACAACCGAATAGATTATAGACATATCCCACTGTCTTTCAACGGCTATCATGTTATTTGAATTGGGACAAATCCCTTTGCCTCCCACAATAAGAAAAGATACGTGACGAAACTCTGATTCTACGCTCAATTCACATATAACTTGAAAAAGAGGCGAACTCGTGAGCGAACCGCTAAGAACCCCAACGATAGGGCCTTCGGGGATATCGATCCCCACATCTAGTTTACTCCAAGCTTCTCTACGGTCAACCTTCTGAAAGTTTCTAATTGGAATACCTGTATAATAAAAACTATCCGCTTGAAAAGGTTCGCATTCCTGCCAGCCAGAAAAAATAGGAAGATGAAGTTTATGGGCAATTCGAGTAACCTTTCCAGCAATAGTATTTTGTTCATGAACCGCCACTGGAACTCGGCAAAGAAGAGCTGCTATCAATGGTGCAAAGGAGACATATCCCCCGAAAAGGAGGCAAAAATCCGGTCGCATTTTTTTCATTAAAGCCATAGACTTCCCTATCGCCTTACATATCCCCAAGGAGCGACGGGATATCGTTTTTATTTTCTTTATACCAAAAGGAGATCCTTCTATCGGAAGAACTATTGGTTCTACCCCGGATTGTCTATACATCTCTAATTCAAGAGGTCTTGAACCACATGCATACATAACGTGTATATCTTCCGCTTTTTCCCTTTGAAGCCATTGCCCTAATGCTAACGCAGGGAAAATATGTCCACCAGTTCCTCCTGCCACTAAAAGTACTTTTTTCATGATGGCGTACCCACAATTTCTTTAGTAATTCTTACAATAAGACCAACGCGTATCCACATCATAAGGAGTGAACTTCCCCCATAACTCATAAAAGGCAAAGGCATTCCTGTTAGAGGAAGCAATTTAGTAACTCCTCCTACATTGATAAAAAAAGGCAATAGAACAGAAATAACAAGTCCCCAGAGCAGAGTCCTCAGAAAAGGAGAGGGGGCTTGCTTGTATACTTTAAAACAGCGCCATGCCCACATAGTAAAAAGAATAACGACAAGACCGGTGCCAATAAAACCAAATTCTTCCCCTATAGCCGCAAAAATATAATCTGTGTGGGCTGCTGGAAGATAGTTCATTTTCTGGAGCCCCTTCCCTATTCCTACCCCTAAAAGGCCCCCATTAGCAAAAGCTACAAGCCCCTGTATAACCTGGAAACCGCTATCCAATGGCTCTTTCCAAGGATCTAAAAAAGCAACATATCTCCTTAAACGGTAACTTTCTCTGATAATAAATGGGAATAACAAGGCTAGTCCTGCAGAACCTATTACAAGAGGATAGCCCCATCCGCGGTTTTCTACATGAATCCCCATGCAGATAATCGAAAGCAGAAGCATTCCGCCTATGTCCGGTTGAAGCAAAAGAGGGATGATGGAAATAAATATTACCGCTAAGGTGATGCCCAAAAACATCTTCAAAGGTGCCTCTTTAGATCTCGACAGACATTTAGAAAGATGAATTACAACTGCAAAAATAAGAAGTTCTATAGGTTGAAATTGAAGAGAGCCAATGTCTATCCACCGCCGCGCTCCACCAGCTTCAATGCCTATGCCAGGGATTAGCGTACAGAAAGAAAGCAAAAAAGCAACCATCCAAAGGTAGGCACTTAAACGCTCCCAAAAGGCAATAGGGAATAAATATATCAGAAACATAGCGGTAAGTCCCAAAAAGCTCCACTGCACCTGGCGAAAACCCACTACAAAAGGAGAACCCCATACCTCCATGGAGTGGGGCGAAGTTA
This window encodes:
- a CDS encoding FtsW/RodA/SpoVE family cell cycle protein is translated as MSEVSMDQTRGLNGTYEKIQRVDPFLWIIPLVLNCFGLVMIVSLTSPHSMEVWGSPFVVGFRQVQWSFLGLTAMFLIYLFPIAFWERLSAYLWMVAFLLSFCTLIPGIGIEAGGARRWIDIGSLQFQPIELLIFAVVIHLSKCLSRSKEAPLKMFLGITLAVIFISIIPLLLQPDIGGMLLLSIICMGIHVENRGWGYPLVIGSAGLALLFPFIIRESYRLRRYVAFLDPWKEPLDSGFQVIQGLVAFANGGLLGVGIGKGLQKMNYLPAAHTDYIFAAIGEEFGFIGTGLVVILFTMWAWRCFKVYKQAPSPFLRTLLWGLVISVLLPFFINVGGVTKLLPLTGMPLPFMSYGGSSLLMMWIRVGLIVRITKEIVGTPS
- the ftsZ gene encoding cell division protein FtsZ, whose amino-acid sequence is MEHVFQIDDATRPHRENIKVIGVGGGGGNALNHIIRSGINGVEFIAANTDMASLGLSETKARIILGKELTRGLGAGADPEVGANSAKESIEEIRQLVTGADMVFLTAGMGGGTGTGATPVIAEVAKESGALVVAVVTNPFSFEGKRRKNQAAQGIVTLKEKVDALLVVENDRLLEIADKKTGLTEAFQLADEVLRQAVQGVTDLILRPSLINVDFADVRTVMKNAGSAIMGIGEGHGDSRAEMAAKAAINSPLMATPMDGAKGILFNITGGSDIGIHEIQQAAEVIKGKADEDATVIWGHTIDDSMEDKMRITVIATGFSEEKERKGAPSKSVRMSNRSANVVLEEAEVVSAPEEDLFTMSGVPKTPYDIPSIVRRSQRSSK
- a CDS encoding UDP-N-acetylglucosamine--N-acetylmuramyl-(pentapeptide) pyrophosphoryl-undecaprenol N-acetylglucosamine transferase encodes the protein MKKVLLVAGGTGGHIFPALALGQWLQREKAEDIHVMYACGSRPLELEMYRQSGVEPIVLPIEGSPFGIKKIKTISRRSLGICKAIGKSMALMKKMRPDFCLLFGGYVSFAPLIAALLCRVPVAVHEQNTIAGKVTRIAHKLHLPIFSGWQECEPFQADSFYYTGIPIRNFQKVDRREAWSKLDVGIDIPEGPIVGVLSGSLTSSPLFQVICELSVESEFRHVSFLIVGGKGICPNSNNMIAVERQWDMSIIYSVVDIVIARAGASTLAELLACAIPSLIVPWRGAADGHQLSNARLFKKLTGNYVWDESSPAQVLKQNLVQCLSQERDESAKGGALVPWQNQSCELIWKTLISLVRRESL
- a CDS encoding substrate-binding domain-containing protein, which produces MVKNWKEHVSLEEAWHVLRATCGSLKETSLLPIEEAVGYLLAQDVYSNRNVPHFSASAVDGFALSSQRTSGASLATPVYLDVKEYQWVNTGMPVSFLYDAVLMVEDSSKLENGKLAVYRVLSAGDNIRPVGEDVTKGQIVARDGDVISPAGTALFLAAGHAKVCVKRRPKTLFIPTGDEIISAKTWFNEGPSPGRVVESNSTLLRGYFSQWGFPLDVLPPLPDDEKVIRDSLLRGVKEYDLVLIGAGSAKGEKDHTVHILSEEGKILFHWLLMKPGRPASAALVHDIPVVNLPGFPMSAAVTLWSLVYPLLSLLETGDFDESQVLKKALCALKEERMELLLPVSSTPGRNEWLRLKAIELKGKKKVFPLSSGSSTMWAMSEADGFALLSRSAAECPVGSEITVWLTREVKWGKRLLFQGSNDPAFERIGSYVRQRGGELVFRFVGSLGGLAALAREECHLAACHLLDPETGQYNDSYIERLSQGKKWVRQLLFYREQGILIAKGNPLDIYSIEDLAIKKVRFVNRQPGAGTRVLLDVLLKQKKIFPQDINGYSIQSITHFDAANRIAAGVADAALGIKAAADALDLDFIPLAEEPYELVYPEEYEAHPCFKALQEAIHTPDWRSQVGQLGGYRWKEF
- the murC gene encoding UDP-N-acetylmuramate--L-alanine ligase — protein: MDLKIRNLDGVERIHLMGIGGAGMSGLALLLKDLGYDVSGCDVNWTSYVDKIVRDDISFMLQHGKEHLDELKPDLLIYSSAIPDDNEELCEARRRGIRIAKRGEVLSWIFDARFGIGIAGTHGKTTTSSMIALILEQSGLSPTLAIGGELCDIGVNAKLGNGPYMVAELDESDGSFEGFHPNIAVLTNADWDHVNHYPTFDSVIDAFNRFLVNPKENGVVVLCAEDVGLMKVMERNQGKNDQNDKNDIITYGWGNAWDWGAYDVEHVPGGGVSFSISKKGEYVDQIELSVSGDHNVMNALAACVVADRLEVPFTIIKKTLRSFRGAKRRMQYIGAINGVDIYDDYGHHPREVAATLNTLGQMFPGRRLNIIFQPHRYTRTAAMYRDFAEVLSSAGRLFLLPVYPADEEPIEGVNSALICTELDRRGFKNYRLCSDMFDAVSLLKDTSLPGDVIVTVGAGDVPAVGEMLLEEIEKKQVV
- a CDS encoding molybdopterin molybdotransferase MoeA, yielding MSGFVTDLTDRHSGISIASEALHFPWEVPSEMRPLEQARLCILGEGIEAPMPYPPYTRSLRDGYALRSADVTGASPTSPVYLSFRGEIPMGTFPEKPLLDGEAIAIHTGGILPRGSDGVIMLEDTMESGPWIEVRKAVQKGENVIFQGEEVKEKEKILPLGSQISCRTIGILATMGITTVPCAVLKIGIISTGDEIVDSAIDPLPLGCIRDVNSWALETLLLSKGYMAQRLGIVSDQKDSLRSALYEAFEDFDVVLVSGGSSVSVRDYCSELFQTLPQPGLIVRGLRMSPGKPVLIAGISDRKKLVLGLPGHPLACMVAARMVLLPLLRRLLGYTSTNSQSFFPVAVHTDLVGRTGIEEFYPAKIYKGGVLPLPAKSGYIGILKEADGLIRLDENTETVRQGERVDFMPW
- the ftsA gene encoding cell division protein FtsA, translated to MYREPEIIVGLDLGTSKIAVVVAERDSRFQDAQIIGIGLAPSQGIRKGLIVNLEQAIQSVRMAVQDAEKMVGFEIGEATVAFSGIDAASVTSRGMVSLGRVPRQVGIQDIERVIEAAQSELAVPSNRVTLHTIPVKYSLDGNSGIDDPLGMTGIRLEIELQSVIAPTSVIQNIINCVESAGITVNGLVIKSLASALGSLTDEEMRTGAVSICIGGGTTGVAMFADGRPVRLSVIPIGGDHITNDLAYVLKIPISKAEEIKQQVSLFPEENKEALEVEARGRTKTLNAEDVVDVISCRLEELLVDYVGKSIADMNIHMFPAGIVLSGGVARSEGVEPFISETLNLPVRVGKPLDSFQMPPGRNDCEYTTASGIIRYIMNKERNPYRYIEAPIEVLRSGGVPAFIAAKRGGHHKNPKSVNGEGFRHFLEMVKKSMKELF
- a CDS encoding SPOR domain-containing protein, giving the protein MSARENRRQRDKKPMLPFGDLMLPIIGLIAVGLLIVGIKFFFLSGPVREAHKPVIAQETTNTTTPTSSTPSPVAEPSNTAISAQPSPEPSQQGSSGKMTTAGPVVSQEAPTQIAPSTEAAAPVSGSSQSIAVPSTKDIKPASAQEGQWGVQIGSFKNAEAAEGVKQKVTKQGYTAFVSKAVVKNAIYYRVTVTGNNNRDEAETQASRLKQAGYPVLIVRLR
- the murB gene encoding UDP-N-acetylmuramate dehydrogenase, encoding MESRYLSTILEKHFIGPIKLDISLGPLTTLGVGGKADVCLWPATAEDLAYLYRIKAQEAFPLYILGGGSNVIISDKTLHGVVLCTRYMSSFSVERQSDKAYIEVGAGLPLSHLVAWSHRYGFSGLEFAIGIPGTVGGAVVGNAGVKGEAVSQAILWVETVDGEGHVCRWKKEDLEWGYRTSELRDKDVFVSSCGIELRAESIELVEAKMNEHWIKRSSQPYHYKSAGCIFKNPEGESAGRLLDISGCKGLRVGDAIVSEAHANFILNAGQATAADILALIEKCRKIVMERTGYMLELEVRIFELG